One Chiroxiphia lanceolata isolate bChiLan1 chromosome 28, bChiLan1.pri, whole genome shotgun sequence genomic window, gtCGGGGTTTTCCTGGCGAGGCGCTGATTTTGGCAGTGATTCCCACTGTGAACTCCAAATCCCTGTGGGAGCCATCCCGCTCCGTGGTTCCTTGCCTGGGCTCCCCGAGGACCCGGAAGCATTCCCGCATCCATGGCTTTAATTACCCTGGCCTGCCATAAATCCACGGCACAGGAACTTGAGGTGGCTTTGAAACGACAGCGATCGGATGTGCTTTATTCCCGGGATAATCCCAGTGCAGGATATTTGTTTCCCGTGTCTATAATTCAAACCAGCGTGGGATGTAATGGAAAACAGGATCCCGGCAAAGCCACCGGCTCGGTCAGAGCTGCAGCGACTCCGACGTTCTTTAACTCTCTCCTCCTCCATTTTAAGCTCTTTAGGAAATTCCTTCAGGATtatttttgctgctggtttAAGCAGGACTCGTCTGGGCTCCCTTGGGTGGTCACTGGACTGTATCCCACGTGCTAATCCCAAAATAAAGCCATCCAGCCCCAAAACAGAGCTGGGTAGGTGTTGGGCTTGGGAAATTCcctaaaaatgctgttttgtcCTTGGTTttgctcccagctccaggcccACCAGTGGCAGCGGCCGTGAGGTCCCACTTCAACGACTGTCCTGACTCCCACAGCCAGTTCTGCTTCCACGGCACCTGCCGGTTCCTGGTCCAGGAGGACAAGCCAGCGTGTGTGTGAGTGCCGGGAAACCTCTGggatgcagctcctggggctTCCTTGGGGTGTTCCCTCATCTGTGCCGTGGGGATCCCCAAAGAGCCAGGTTGAGCCTGGCTTTGCTGGCTGCCAGCGGGTCCTGGGGCTGCCTCTGGTGTCCATCCCCTGTGTCCTTGTTCCCAGGGTGActcccctgtccctcctgtgTATCCCTTTTCCCAGGGTGACTCCCCTGTCCCTCCCATTTGTCCCTGGGGCTGACTCCCTTGTCCCTCCTGTGTGTGCCCTATTCTGGGCTGTCTCTGCTGTCCCTCCCCTGTGTCCCCTATCCCAGGGTGactcccctgtccctcccctgtgtcccctgtcccaGGGTGACTCCGCTGTCCCCATTCCTGGTGCAGGTGCCACTCTGGGTACGTGGGGACACGCTGTGAACACGCCGACCTCCTGGCCGTGGTGGCCGCCAACCAGAAGAAACAGACGATCACGGCCCTGCTCGTGGTGGCCGTGGTGGCCTCGGTGCTGCTCATCTCTGTCTGCGTCCTCATCCAGTGAGTATCCGGGGTGGGGGGCACCCCGGGGCATCCAGCACCCCCTGGATACATCCCGGGGAGGGGCCTGGGACCCCCTGaccgccccctccccgctcccttccagctgctgccgCCTGCGGAAGCGATGCCCGTGGTGCCGGGAGCCTGGAGGGGGCCAGGAGAAACCGGGGGGGCTCCTCAAGGGGGGCACCTCCTGCTGCCACGCCGAGACAggtgagggctggggggacCTCCTGccgggacagggaggggacagggggcacCTGAGGGGTGGCACCTGCTGCTGAGACAGGtgagggacaggggacaccTGAGGGGTGGCACCTGCTGCCATGCCAAGAGAGGTGCCCGGGGGCACCATGGTGGGACCACAACCACCAGCACCCCCCGGGTATAACCCGCtaccccctccttccccacaggTGTGTGACGGCGCCAGGACCCCCCCGGAGCCCGGGAATGGCACAGCACCTCTCCTCTGCTTTCGGTCTATTTTCTGGGatgttttccccctttctcctcattttcccACCACCACGGAAGAAGCAAGGCAAGAAtgtgctcagcagcaccagcagagccACGGGCCCGAGCCCTGCCCTTGTGCCAGTGggctttgcctttgtttttgggttgttttcccTGGTTTTTGCCTCCTGGATGATTGTTTTTAAACCAGAACCCCGGCAGGATGGggctttatttttctacagaGACAGAACCTCGGCAGCCACTCGGCCCATGCTCATTTTGGGGACAAATACAagctttttattaataataaaatgaacCTTAATCCTAGGAAACCTCCTTGGGCTGGAGCTCCAACCTCCAGCATGGCCTTAATCCTCCCCGTAGTCCTCATAACCAACCTGGcgctttttcctctgtttttgggttatttttgggttttttttaagtcatgGTTACTCTCATGTCTTCTGTATATGTTGCACTGAAagttaatatttaatgttttaatttattttgtgtggtttaaattaattttgattccTATAAATATGTTCTTGTGATCgcctggtcttttttttttcccccctcctaATACCTGGATTAGAGTTATTTAAGTGATataaaagacacttttttttcagaaaactcgtggtttggggcttttttggggggatatTTTTGAAGGAGGTACTGGGTCCTGTGATAGGGTGGGGAGTATCCCCAGGGTGCAGGACTGATGCTCCAGTGATGGGCTCAGCCCctttttcctatgtttttaTCCCAAAAGGAAAGGGTGGACCTGCAGAATTTTGGGGGCCTGGGGGGCCATatccccaccccccccaaaagcGTAGGGGATGTGTTTGGGGGAGGGTGAGCCAGAGaactgggggggctgcagggtctCATCCCTGACCCACCCTGCCAGCAGTGTCAGGGatgtgtttgggggggggaacaCAGCGAATTTGGGGTGTTGCTTTTCCTCCATGGCCAGtttggggggtgaggggggaaaTGACCTTAATCCTTGTTCTGGATTAAAGTCACAGGGGGGTGACCCCGGTCATTGCAGCACGTGGGGGGGGGTTGCATTGCCCCCCTGGCCCCCCCATGGGGACCCGGCTCGGGCCCCCCCGTTTTTTGGGGGGCGGGCATTGCAGTGAGGAGGGTTGCCACTGCCCCGAGCCCCCCGGTTTTGGGGATGGACACTGGAGCACGGGGGGGTTGTATCGCCCCATCCACCCCACCTCGAGCCCCCTGGGGTTGCCCGGCCCGACCtctccccccccgccccggtttttggggggcagcaggggctgggaacTCCCCGATTCCCTGGGATACACCCCGACGG contains:
- the TGFA gene encoding protransforming growth factor alpha, with the protein product MAGGPAALALGVLLAACHALENTTAARNAPGPPVAAAVRSHFNDCPDSHSQFCFHGTCRFLVQEDKPACVCHSGYVGTRCEHADLLAVVAANQKKQTITALLVVAVVASVLLISVCVLIHCCRLRKRCPWCREPGGGQEKPGGLLKGGTSCCHAETGV